Proteins encoded by one window of Aspergillus puulaauensis MK2 DNA, chromosome 4, nearly complete sequence:
- a CDS encoding WD40 repeat domain-containing protein (COG:S;~EggNog:ENOG410PSPM;~InterPro:IPR036322,IPR015943,IPR001680,IPR006594, IPR017986;~PFAM:PF08513;~go_function: GO:0005515 - protein binding [Evidence IEA]): MANPALTSHHVNYLIWRYLQESGHGEAAVTLQRAWNRDPQTLPFAPYIRTHALVSLVQKGLQYHELEQSLDKEGNTVPYEPSDYFFGPKPFDPEQQPQGPSEASVRADQLPVSPTGKIAQDGVVTNGHSTAELAAPQNVTISRKDDRAEANGDEAAMDVDSTNGIPTESKPDITESPSQGETATLDGDGDVNMGIRPALQDQEPTAAPTFTLTDGQSVGVQITPAKAADLSPDTAIIDVAGEDHVTTTIWRPQDPTVVVAAGDTFCNLYKLSSGAEPVQEKLVENKGDNVLVSAVAWDPLGQKLAVATYNDMRGSITMYDVAGNAVDLLPEVPRMISGLKWAESGSQLILVASDSKMSELVLWDDSLRPEEFPPPQIVDDSVFDVSWLGRTQAFACGGMSVYQCDVDSSIHLSKTFSGGDPEQPWTFIRCANPGPSPVAVAASSSSASLWVPTHDIRLDDAHDGHITAIQLKPNPSEQPNQSLILASSSTDDTIKLWHIDLESRSFECIHRLSLGQSLPVLAGCFSPDGYAVAAASKDSLAIWNAQRGGPAMATWKSSSAEHKDSKEEEGPTVNGHNGTLEDAQDRSLTWDTDGKKLAFGFGNQLAIINLQR, encoded by the exons ATGGCAAACCCGGCTCTTACATCGCATCACGTTAATTACCTGATATGGAG GTACCTTCAAGAATCAG GTCATGGCGAAGCTGCTGTGACACTTCAACGCGCTTGGAATCGTGATCCGCAGACTTTACCTTTTGCTCCCTATATTCGGACTCACGCGCTAGTGTCTCTCGTCCAGAAGGGCCTCCAGTACCACGAACTTGAACAGTCACTCGACAAG GAGGGGAATACTGTCCCTTATGAGCCTTCAGATTACTTTTTTGGGCCGAAGCCATTTGATCCAGAGCAGCAACCGCAGGGCCCAAGCGAGGCCAGCGTTCGCGCAGACCAACTGCCAGTCTCGCCGACAGGCAAGATTGCGCAAGATGGGGTCGTGACCAATGGTCACTCGACGGCCGAACTTGCCGCGCCGCAGAATGTCACGATATCGCGCAAAGATGATCGCGCGGAGGCTAATGGAGACGAGGCCGCTATGGATGTGGATTCTACGAATGGCATCCCGACTGAGAGCAAACCAGATATTACAGAATCACCATCGCAAGGAGAGACAGCGACATTGGATGGCGACGGGGATGTGAACATGGGGATCCGACCGGCTTTACAGGACCAGGAACCAACCGCGGCACCGACTTTTACCCTGACGGATGGACAGAGTGTTGGCGTCCAGATCACCCccgccaaggccgccgaCCTCAGCCCGGACACCGCCATAATCGATGTGGCTGGTGAAGACCACGTGACCACAACCATTTGGCGACCGCAGGACCCTAcagttgttgttgcggctgGTGACACCTTCTGCAACCTATACAAATTGTCTTCGGGCGCTGAACCGGTTCAGGAGAAACTAGTTGAAAATAAAGGCGACAATGTATTGGTTTCAGCGGTAGCTTGGGACCCTCTAGGCCAGAAATTGGCTGTTGCTACTTACAATGACATGCGAGGCTCCATCACCATGTACGACGTGGCTGGAAACGCTGTGGACCTATTGCCAGAAGTTCCACGAATGATATCTGGTTTAAAATGGGCGGAAAGTGGCTCTCAGTTGATTCTTGTTGCGTCGGATAGCAAAATGTCAGAGCTGGTTCTCTGGGACGACTCATTACGGCCGGAAGAATTTCCTCCCCCTCAAATAGTCGACGACTCAGTCTTTGACGTCAGCTGGCTAGGTCGCACCCAGGCTTTTGCGTGCGGTGGCATGTCAGTTTACCAATGCGACGTCGATTCAAGCATTCATCTCTCAAAGACCTTCTCTGGCGGCGACCCTGAGCAGCCATGGACCTTCATTCGTTGCGCAAACCCCGGTCCATCGCCTGTTGCTGTGGCAGCGTCTTCTTCTAGTGCTTCACTCTGGGTTCCAACTCACGATATTCGCCTGGACGACGCTCACGATGGTCATATCACCGCCATCCAGCTTAAACCCAACCCGTCCGAACAGCCGAACCAATCATTAATACTTGCGTCGTCCTCCACAGACGATACAATAAAGCTGTGGCACATTGACCTCGAATCCCGAAGCTTCGAATGCATACACCGCTTGTCACTCGGTCAGTCATTGCCCGTTCTAGCCGGCTGCTTCTCACCTGATGGATatgctgttgctgccgccAGCAAAGACAGCTTGGCCATATGGAATGCCCAGCGCGGAGGCCCTGCGATGGCTACGTGGAAATCTTCAAGTGCAGAACACAAGGATtcaaaggaagaggagggcccTACCGTCAATGGACACAACGGAACGTTAGAAGACGCGCAGGACCGCTCGCTAACATGGGATACTGATGGGAAGAAGTTGGCATTTGGGTTTGGTAACCAG TTGGCAATCATAAACCTGCAACGGTGA
- a CDS encoding uncharacterized protein (COG:S;~EggNog:ENOG410PGNB;~InterPro:IPR035952,IPR013861;~PFAM:PF01694,PF08551;~TransMembrane:5 (i12-28o58-81i102-124o130-153i174-207o);~go_component: GO:0016021 - integral component of membrane [Evidence IEA];~go_process: GO:0006890 - retrograde vesicle-mediated transport, Golgi to endoplasmic reticulum [Evidence IEA]) — translation MALRINIPPATRVCLISLITLSFLYNIARWRQLDTTPGTPVISPPIPYLTLVPSQFLFYPWTLLTATFVEQNIFTVLLNVATLFYGGKYLERGWGSREFTKFIVAIAVVPNVVIVPLYIVWAAIRGGSSSGVTQICGGISIQAAFLVAFKQLVPEHTVTIFKGLVKMRVKHFPAAFLLLNTVGGVLLGTHVAATLAWFGLITSWTYLRFFKRQPDLTGTSTDGLGIKGDASETFAFKCFFPDVVQPPIGVVSDVVYSALVSLKVCTPFSEAEIASGNQQALARGEAGLPSLLSNRGGRGMAKREEAERRRAVALKALDQRLQAAVAARGQPSSSGPSQTQTATPSVPGQTMLGETNYTPDHT, via the exons ATGGCGCTCAGAATCAATATTCCCCCGGCGACTCGTGTCTGCCTCATCAGTCTTATCACCCTCTCCTTCCTGTATAACATCGCCCGATGGCGCCAGCTTGACACAACCCCGGGTACGCCCGTCATCTCCCCTCCGATTCCCTACCTGACGCTCGTCCCGTCGCAGTTCCTCTTTTATCCTTGGACCCTCCTCACGGCGACATTTGTGGAGCAGAACATCTTCACCGTGCTGCTGAACGTCGCAACTCTCTTCTATGGAGGAAAATACCTGGAGCGAGGGTGGGGCTCGCGAGAGTTCACCAAGTTCATTGTTGCCATCGCCGTTGTACCCAACGTGGTGATCGTGCCGCTCTACATTGTATGGGCTGCGATCAGAGGCGGTTCGAGTAGCGG TGTCACACAAATCTGCGGCGGTATCTCGATCCAAGCCGCTTTCCTCGTCGCATTCAAACAACTTGTCCCCGAGCATACGGTGACCATTTTTAAGGGCCTCGTAAAGATGAGGGTGAAGCACTTCCCCGCCGCCTTCCTGCTACTGAACACGGTCGGTGGAGTGCTCCTGGGGACACATGTTGCGGCCACTCTTGCATGGTTCGGCCTGATTACGAGCTGGACTTATCTTCGATTCTTCAAGCGGCAACCAGACCTCACCGGAACGTCGACCGATGGACTGGGGATCAAGGGCGATGCGAGCGAAACGTTTGCCTTCAAATGCTTTTTCCCCGACGTCGTGCAGCCACCGATTGGCGTTGTATCCGATGTCGTCTACTCCGCCCTCGTCTCGTTGAAAGTGTGCACTCCATTCTCTGAGGCAGAAATCGCATCCGGAAACCAGCAAGCTCTTGCTCGGGGAGAGGCAGGCCTtcccagcctcctcagcaaCCGAGGCGGGCGAGGTATGGCCAAGCGTGAGGAGGCGGAGCGGCGGCGAGCCGTGGCGCTGAAGGCGTTGGACCAGAGACTTCAGGCAGCTGTTGCTGCACGGGGACAGCCGAGCTCGTCGGGCCCTAGTCAAACCCAAACAGCAACACCGTCTGTCCCGGGACAAACGATGTTGGGGGAGACTAATTATACACCGGACCATACTTAG
- a CDS encoding uncharacterized protein (COG:S;~EggNog:ENOG410Q5AV): MDAIPAPDEPSDPITELGQTLLVGKKDAPDASEIVSNRLTRLAHLSTLHEYQKHPTTLDSRTVKQCLDTLELLLDPRSNLTREIALCRPPQPRPGSAVNYSKPPRKLEGPRTPPISPSSPHSRSRSLGAVSASRPARMRHDLAAVNDQVKMLGEAFVKRREETLYIYSLYDSERVRLRRRIAELEAEIEELRADMQEDLAEREALQGTVRGLEAWVEGMQEEYQLALQEKSTEASGYGGRGWWKKKVNKPGGFDADTLFEGITAWMRGWTDVEEEFRNRDKARRFRQENKHQSQHRAPPDID; the protein is encoded by the exons ATGGACGCCATCCCCGCGCCAGACGAGCCTTCAGATCCCATCACAGAACTGGGCCAAACACTACTAGTTGGGAAAAAGGACGCTCCAGATGCTAGTGAAATCGTCTCAAACCGTCTCACCCGGCTCGCGCACCTATCAACCCTCCATGAGTACCAAAAGCATCCTACAACCCTTGATTCCAGGACGGTAAAGCAATGCCTCGACACACTGGAATTATTACTAGACCCGCGTTCAAATCTCACGAGAGAGATCGCGCTATGCCGCCCTCCGCAACCCCGTCCTGGATCTGCTGTTAACTATTCTAAGCCGCCAAGAAAACTTGAAGGCCCGAGAACACCGCCCATCTCTCCCTCCAGCCCGCATTCCCGTTCACGCTCCTTGGGTGCGGTTTCGGCGAGTCGACCGGCGCGAATGCGCCACGACCTAGCAGCTGTCAATGACCAAGTGAAGATGCTCGGCGAGGCATTTGTGAAGCGTCGCGAGGAGACGCTTTACATATACTCACTATATGATAGCGAGCGAGtgaggctgcggcggcggattgCTGAATTAGAAGCTGAAATTGAAGAACT GCGAGCGGATATGCAGGAAGACTTGGCCGAACGGGAAGCGCTTCAAGGTACTGTACGTGGATTGGAAGCTTGGGTCGAAGGAATGCAGGAAGAGTATCAGTTGGCGCTCCAAGAGAAATCAACGGAAGCATCCGGGTATGGTGGACGAggatggtggaagaagaaagttAACAAGCCCGGTGGCTTTGATGCTGATACACTTTTTGAAGGCATCACGGCTTGGATGCGAGGGTGGACTGACGTTGAGGAAGAATTCCGCAATCGAGATAAAGCTCGCAGGTTCAGGCAGGAGAACAAGCATCAAAGCCAACATAGAGCACCTCCAGATATCGACTAA
- a CDS encoding epsin (BUSCO:EOG09264881;~COG:F;~EggNog:ENOG410PHV8;~InterPro:IPR013809,IPR013182,IPR003903,IPR008942;~PFAM:PF02809,PF08226,PF01417), producing the protein MSKVVRSVKNVTKGYSAVQVKVRNATSNDHWGPTGTDMAEIASMTFGSPTDFYEIMDMLDKRLNDKGKNWRHVLKSLKVLDYCLHEGSELTVTWARKNVYIIKTLREFQYVDEESRDVGQDVRVAAKELTALILDEERLRSERSDRKLWKSRVGGLDDYHGGHGNGVSPRRPERRRRPGNEDDDAEYRLAIEASKHEAEEERRRRAKANGEDNDEDLAKAIKLSKEEEELRRRELEESNAQSLFDDSTPAPQPQPTGFNQGYQQQGAVDWFGNPINPQQPLTTGYLNNQYANPTGFQGQNTGMPNGYTNGFQAQPTGYNQNPYAQNNFLQPQATLQPQATGFSTNNPWGTTDVFSQQQQQQQQPQQDNMLSPGSNNPWASNQPDSLKPMPTGSNNPFARTQQVQTPRPATSGAPSLNTLSEDRATNQFSNQFSNQYSSPNPIANYQAPQPTQQPQQNLAPPKPQPQMDPHSARLNALLATGDGQDTFGNTGDLRIPAQHTAPGTFVNSAGQGLDRLRANQTGNNPFFGQQQQQQQQFVPQQTGYLQQPSNPWGGQQQPQQGGSLIDL; encoded by the exons ATGTCGAAAGTCGTGCGCAGCGTGAAAAACGTTACAAAGGGCTATTCCGCAGTCCAGGTGAAAGTCCGAAATG CGACGAGTAACGACCATTGGGGCCCCACGGGGACTGATATGGCAGAGATTGCGTCAATGACGTTTGGCAG TCCGACGGACTTCTACGAGATCATGGATATGTTAGACAAGCGACTTAATGACAAGGGCAAGAATTGGCGGCACGTTCTTAAGTCGCTGAAGGTTCTTGACTACTGCCTTCACGAAGGGTCGGAACTTACTGTCACATGGGCTCGGAAGAATGTTTACATCATTAAGACCCTGCGCGAGTTCCAATatgtcgacgaagaaagCAGGGATGTTGGTCAGGATG TTCGTGTTGCTGCGAAAGAACTTACCGCACTTATCCTGGATGAAGAACGACTGCGCAGTGAGCGATCCGATCGCAAACTGTGGAAGTCCCGTGTGGGCGGACTCGATGATTACCATGGCGGTCATGGGAACGGAGTGTCGCCACGTCGCCCAGAGCGTCGCCGGCGCCCCGGcaacgaggacgacgatgcgGAGTATCGCCTGGCGATCGAAGCAAGCAAACacgaagcggaagaagagcgccggCGGCGAGCAAAGGCCAATGGGGAAGATAATGATGAGGACCTCGCGAAAGCGATCAAACTgagcaaggaggaagaagagcttcgCAGACGTGAGTTGGAGGAAAGTAACGCCCAGTCTCTATTTGATGACAGCAcgcctgcgccgcagcctcaACCTACTGGTTTCAACCAGGGataccagcagcagggcGCAGTCGACTGGTTCGGAAACCCAATcaacccccagcagcccttGACGACGGGCTACTTGAACAACCAATACGCAAACCCGACCGGATTTCAGGGACAGAACACCGGAATGCCGAACGGATATACCAACGGTTTCCAAGCACAGCCCACAGGTTACAACCAGAACCCGTATGCTCAGAACAATTTCTTGCAGCCGCAGGCTACCCTTCAGCCACAGGCCACCGGCTTCAGCACGAACAATCCTTGGGGGACGACGGATGTGTTttctcagcaacaacagcagcagcagcaaccgcAACAAGATAATATGCTATCTCCTGGTTCCAACAACCCTTGGGCCAGCAACCAGCCGGATAGCCTGAAACCCATGCCAACCGGCTCTAACAACCCATTCGCCCGTACCCAACAAGTACAGACACCTAGGCCCGCAACATCTGGCGCGCCATCTCTGAACACTTTGTCAGAGGATCGGGCGACGAACCAATTCTCTAACCAGTTCTCAAACCAATACTCATCGCCGAACCCCATCGCGAACTACCAGGCTCCTCAGCCAACTCAACAACCGCAGCAGAACTTGGCGCCACCtaagccccagccccagatgGACCCCCACTCTGCTCGTCTAAACGCGCTCTTGGCTACTGGAGATGGCCAGGATACCTTCGGTAACACCGGAGACCTGCGTATTCCCGCGCAACACACTGCGCCCGGAACATTCGTCAACTCTGCAGGTCAAGGTTTGGACCGGTTAAGGGCCAACCAAACCGGAAATAACCCGTTCTTtggccagcagcaacagcaacagcagcaattTGTTCCCCAGCAGACTGGCTATCTTCAACAGCCCAGTAACCCGTGGggaggacagcagcagccacaacAGGGTGGTAGTTTGATAGATTTGTAA
- a CDS encoding putative AAA family ATPase (COG:O;~EggNog:ENOG410PFDY;~InterPro:IPR003959,IPR003960,IPR027417,IPR003593, IPR015415;~PFAM:PF09336,PF00004;~go_function: GO:0005524 - ATP binding [Evidence IEA];~go_function: GO:0016887 - ATPase activity [Evidence IEA]): protein MMRPKPASSLQKTYDDCYLMCSTAVYFEGQNNEDEALRSWRSALETIYYHNAYRLPASYTPSNETERALQESIRQLELQCRERVDLLDALRESRKDKDTSSSKKSKSPPLARNNVNATPGWIGDGTVPAVGYTDLSKPPAIPQRPLPGTTAASISDHTSPIRPPAVRTESQTSMKSKSGSRTPSPERRKMPSMPSTLRDPTLKKKKKDHTSRRKDLRPVAASQAAGLAWGSITRVPSSDHTASNAAVASSRQSVTNDLNLRKETSSSSDRATSDAALGSSRPNLLNARKDSDITRAALSRIYSADEQPTRRSPAKVTSSTPGTPPLKHKQLSSNVERRPHPGNRSRQSPSKPESSEPPRSSNSPKPAVKPKPVALKAPQPTSAPMYSSSGDAASKPRASGQDRDVVHDMGKMGISGSPVRRKQRPEARRPMTPPSSDPDSVGRKSYEDVDEEDTAEGDEDAEDDSIMDVMKKLPKGVDVNAARQVLNDIVVRGDEVHWDDIAGLEGAKKALKEAVVYPFLRPDLFSGLREPARGMLLFGPPGTGKTMLARAVATESKSTFFSVSASTLTSKWHGESEKLVRALFGLAKSLAPSIIFVDEIDSLLSARSSGTENEASRRSKTEFLIQWSDLQRAAAGREQPKSGDASRVLVLAATNMPWDIDEAARRRFVRRQYIPLPEHHVRVQQLRTLLGHQVHDLDDEDIEVLVHVTEGFSGSDITALAKDAAMGPLRNLGEALLHTPMEQIRPICFSDFKASLNSIRPSVSKEGLRAYEDWARQFGERGG from the exons ATGATGCGCCCTAAGCCCGCGTCGTCGCTGCAGAAGACATATGACGACTGTTATTTGATGTGCTCAACGGCGGTCTACTTTGAGGGTCAA AacaatgaagacgaagcctTAAGGTCTTGGCGATCAGCCCTGGAAACCATCTACTATCACAACGCCTATCGACTGCCGGCAAGCTACACCCCGAGCAACGAAACCGAGCGGGCGCTACAAGAATCCATTCGACAGCTTGAACTTCAATGTCGCGAACGAgtcgacctcctcgacgCACTTCGCGAAAGCCGAAAAGACAAAGATACTTCCAGTTCAAAGAAATCGAAATCCCCGCCTCTAGCTCGAAACAACGTCAACGCTACCCCAGGTTGGATCGGGGATGGGACAGTTCCCGCAGTTGGATACACCGATCTCTCTAAACCACCTGCGATACCTCAACGGCCACTTCCTGGCACTACCGCTGCCAGTATATCTGACCATACTTCTCCAATTCGCCCACCAGCAGTGAGGACGGAATCGCAAACCTCTATGAAATCCAAGTCTGGCTCTCGCACACCCAGTCCCGAACGGAGGAAGATGCCTTCTATGCCGTCCACGTTGCGCGACCCGACTctcaagaaaaagaagaaagatcACACTTCACGCCGCAAGGATCTACGTCCGGTTGCTGCGTCTCAAGCGGCGGGTCTTGCTTGGGGTTCTATCACGCGCGTGCCGTCCTCGGACCACACGGCGAGCAATGCTGCGGTGGCGTCCTCGCGCCAGAGCGTCACTAATGACTTGAACCTCAGGAAGGAGACcagttcttcttctgatAGGGCGACCAGTGATGCAGCATTGGGCTCCTCTCGTCCTAACCTTTTGAATGCTCGAAAGGACTCTGACATAACTCGGGCCGCACTTTCTCGCATCTATTCTGCAGATGAGCAGCCGACGAGAAGGTCCCCTGCGAAGGTGACCTCGTCAACTCCGGGGACCCCGCCATTGAAGCATAAGCAACTTAGCAGCAATGTGGAACGCCGGCCACACCCTGGCAATCGCTCTCGACAGTCCCCATCAAAACCTGAATCAAGTGAACCACCTCGTTCAAGTAACTCTCCAAAGCCGGCAGTTAAACCTAAGCCGGTGGCACTTAAAGCGCCGCAACCTACATCAGCTCCGATGTATTCAAGCTCTGGTGATGCAGCCTCAAAGCCACGGGCGTCAGGTCAGGATCGGGATGTGGTTCACGATATGGGTAAAATGGGAATATCAGGAAGCCCCGTGCGACGGAAACAGAGACCCGAAGCCAGACGCCCTATGACACCACCTTCGAGCGACCCAGATTCGGTAGGGCGGAAGTCATATGAAgacgtggatgaggaagatacAGCAGagggggatgaagatgcggaggatgACTCGATTATGGATGTTATGAAGAAATTACCAAAAGGCGTTGATGTTAACGCAGCGCGCCAGGTTCTGAACGATATCGTCGTTCGTGGGGATGAAGTCCATTGGGATGATATTGCGGGGCTAGAAggcgcgaagaaggcccTGAAAGAAGCCGTCGTATACCCATTCCTTCGACCAGACCTCTTCTCAGGCCTCCGCGAACCTGCTCGAGGTATGCTACTTTTTGGGCCACCTGGAACCGGAAAGACTATGCTTGCACGTGCGGTGGCGACGGAATCCAAATCAACATTCTTCTCTGTATCTGCGTCTACGCTCACCTCTAAGTGGCAtggcgagagcgagaagctCGTACGAGCTCTTTTCGGTTTAGCCAAGTCACTCGCgccctccatcatcttcgtcgatgAGATTGACTCGCTTCTTTCAGCGCGTTCATCAGGAACGGAAAATGAAGCTTCACGTCGGTCAAAGACAGAATTCCTCATTCAATGGTCCGACCTACAGcgcgctgcagctggacgCGAGCAGCCAAAGTCCGGCGACGCCAGCCGAGTTCTTGTATTAGCGGCCACGAATATGCCATGGGATATTGATGAAGCCGCACGACGCCGTTTTGTCCGTCGCCAATATATCCCTCTCCCTGAACACCATGTCCGAGTTCAACAATTGCGAACGTTATTGGGTCATCAAGTCCATGATctcgatgacgaggacatcGAAGTTCTCGTTCACGTTACAGAAG GTTTCTCAGGCTCCGATATAACCGCACTCGCAAAAGACGCTGCCATGGGGCCGCTCCGGAACCTAGGCGAAGCCCTCCTCCACACACCCATGGAACAAATCCGGCCGATCTGCTTCTCAGACTTCAAAGCAAGCCTAAACTCCATAAGACCCAGCGTGAGCAAAGAGGGCCTCCGCGCGTATGAAGACTGGGCAAGACAGTTCGGTGAGCGTGGCGGTTAA
- the trpE gene encoding anthranilate synthase TRP2 (BUSCO:EOG09262L1P;~COG:E;~EggNog:ENOG410PHJG;~InterPro:IPR005256,IPR005801,IPR019999,IPR006805, IPR015890;~PFAM:PF00425,PF04715;~go_function: GO:0004049 - anthranilate synthase activity [Evidence IEA];~go_process: GO:0000162 - tryptophan biosynthetic process [Evidence IEA];~go_process: GO:0009058 - biosynthetic process [Evidence IEA]), protein MAPPITIVPSIETARDAVNQSRNSKFPPNLLPLTASIPADLLTPTLAYLKLAEKSKLSFLYESAATTETIGRYSFVGADPHTVLKTGPGHGPECDPLPILEEKLANFRVATVPGLTLPPLTGGAIGYVGYDCVKYFEPKTARPLKDILRIPESLFMLFSTIVAFDHFFQVVKVVTYIPITSDDAELDANYKEGQTAIQRIISTLLRPEIPLPPQGPIIQNQEYTSNIGREGYERHVTRLKEHIAKGDIFQTVPSQRLSRPTSLHPFNLFRHLRTVNPSPYLFYIDCEGFQLVGASPELLAKEEKGRMITHPIAGTVKRGKTAEEDEALAAELRGSLKDRAEHVMLVDLARNDVNRICDPITTQVDRLMVVEKFSHVQHLVSQVSGVLRPGKSRFDAFRSIFPAGTVSGAPKVRAMQLIAELEGEKRGVYAGAVGYFGYNIATVDGSDELPGAMDTCIALRTMLVKDGVAYLQAGGGIVFDSDPYDEYVETLNKLGANIACIKGAEEKYLSMEGNN, encoded by the exons ATGGCGCCACCT ATCACCATTGTGCCCTCCATTGAGACCGCCAGAGATGCGGTCAACCAGTCAAGGAACTCGAAATTTCCTCCGAACCTTCTCCCGCTTACTGCGTCAATCCCGGCAGATCTATTGACGCCCACGCTTGCATATTTGAAACTCGCTGAAAA ATCGAAATTATCATTCTTATATGAGAGTGCTGCGACAACTGAAACAATTGGAAGATATAGTTTTGTTGGTGCCG ACCCCCACACAGTCCTCAAGACTGGCCCTGGACATGGCCCCGAATGCGACCCCCTCCCGAttctggaggagaagctcgcGAATTTCCGAGTAGCGACAGTGCCCGGATTGACACTGCCTCCACTCACCGGTGGTGCCATCGGCTACGTGGGATATGACTGCGTGAAGTACTTCGAGCCCAAGACTGCGCGGCCGCTCAAGGATATCCTCCGCATCCCGGAGTCGCTTTTCATGTTGTTCAGTACCATTGTCGCCTTCGATCATTTCTTCCAAGTTGTCAAGGTGGTCACCTACATCCCGATTACAAGTGACGACGCGGAACTCGACGCCAACTACAAAGAAGGTCAAACAGCGATCCAACGCATCATCAGCACTCTTTTACGGCCCGAgatccctcttcctccccaggGACCGATTATTCAGAACCAGGAGTATACTTCCAACATCGGGCGTGAGGGGTATGAACGACACGTCACGAGGCTAAAGGAGCACATCGCCAAGGGCGACATATTCCAGACAGTACCGTCCCAACGACTCTCCCGACCGACCTCGCTTCACCCGTTCAACCTCTTCCGCCATCTCCGTACCGTCAACCCCTCTCCATACCTCTTCTACATTGACTGCGAGGGCTTCCAGCTAGTCGGCGCTAGTCCCGAGCTCCTGGCtaaggaagaaaagggtcGTATGATCACCCACCCTATTGCTGGGACAGTAAAGCGTGGAAagaccgccgaggaagatgaagcgcTTGCTGCAGAGCTACGGGGGAGTTTGAAAGACCGCGCAGAGCACGTTATGTTGGTGGATCTGGCGCGCAACGATGTGAATCGAATTTGTGACCCAATCACCACCCAAGTCGACCGCCTTATGGTTGTCGAGAAATTTTCTCACGTCCAGCACCTTGTTTCACAAGTCTCCGGCGTTTTACGGCCGGGGAAGTCTCGATTTGACGCGTTCCGCTCAATCTTCCCCGCAGGAACAGTCTCCGGAGCACCGAAAGTGCGAGCTATGCAGCTTAttgcggagctggagggtgAGAAGCGTGGGGTCTATGCCGGCGCAGTTGGTTACTTTGGATACAACATCGCCACCGTCGATGGGTCTGACGAGCTTCCTGGGGCGATGGACACCTGTATTGCGTTGCGGACGATGCTTGTGAAAGACGGTGTGGCGTACCTGCAAGCAGGCGGTGGCATTGTCTTCGACTCGGATCCATACGACGAATACGTGGAGACGCTGAACAAGTTGGGTGCAAACATTGCCTGCATCAAGGGAGCGGAGGAAAAGTATTTGAGCATGGAAGGGAACAACTAG